In one Hypomesus transpacificus isolate Combined female chromosome 18, fHypTra1, whole genome shotgun sequence genomic region, the following are encoded:
- the atp2b3a gene encoding plasma membrane calcium-transporting ATPase 3a isoform X1 — MGDLANSSVEFHPKKQQGSVGGMEINHAGDFGATLEDLRTLMELRGAEAIQKIQENYTDTESLCQRLKTSPADGLSDNPADLEKRMQVFGQNFIPPKKPKTFLQLVWEALQDVTLIILEIAAIISLGLSFYQPPGEESESCGNVASGAEDEGEAEAGWIEGAAILLSVICVVLVTAFNDWSKEKQFRGLQSRIEQEQRFAVVRNGTVIQIPVADMVVGDVAQVKYGDLLPADGILIQGNDLQIDESSLTGESDHVRKSVDKDPMLLSGTHVMEGSGKMLVTAVGVNSQTGIIFTLLGAGEEEEEEKKDKKGKPDGTLENNQNKAKKQDEAVAMEMQPLKSAEGGEVEEKEKKKTNVPKKEKSVLQGKLTKLAVQIGKAGLVMSAITVIILVVYFVIETFVVQGREWLPECTPVYVQYFVKFFIIGVTVLVVAVPEGLPLAVTISLAYSVKKMMKDNNLVRHLDACETMGNATAICSDKTGTLTTNRMTVVQAYTCDQHFNKVPDPEQLNPMVLEMLVSSIAVNSAYTSKIMPPDKEGGLPKQVGNKTECALLGFVLDLKRDYAPVREQIPEEKLYKVYTFNSVRKSMSTVVQLPDGSFRLYSKGASEILLKKCTSILAAGGEKRNFRPRDRDEMVKKVIEPMACDGLRTICVAYRDLPASPQPDWENEADILTDLVCITVVGIEDPVRPEVPDAIKKCQRAGITVRMVTGDNISTARAIAAKCGIIQPGDDFLCIDGKDFNRLIRNEKGEVEQERMDKVWPKLRVLARSSPTDKHTLVKGIIDSTVTEKRQVVAVTGDGTNDGPALKKADVGFAMGIAGTDVAKEASDIILTDDNFSSIVKAVMWGRNVYDSISKFLQFQLTVNVVAVTVAFTGACITQDSPLKAVQMLWVNLIMDTFASLALATEPPTEALLLRKPYGRNNPLISLTMMKNILGHGVYQLIIIFTLLFAGEKIFNIDSGRNAPLHSPPSEHYTIIFNTFVLMQLFNEINARKIHGERNVFDGIFSNPIFCSIVLGTFLMQFVIVQFGGKPFSCAPLNLEQWLWCLFVGLGELLWGQVITTVPTSQLKCLKEAGHGSDEDEVIDEDNPEDEDEIDHAERELRRGQILWFRGLNRIQTQMEVVSTFKRSGSFQGAARRRSSVLSQLHDIRVVKTFRSSLYDGIEKPESRNSIHDFMVHPEFLINDVVHNIPLIDETDIEEDSERSNRNHVGLVLCQAPPSTQSPQPPPRSHRTPARPYRQQSLPVTLNCNNNAVQNGVSLTPEDASSRPISPLHSLETCL; from the exons ATGGGGGACTTAGCCAACAGTTCTGTAGAGTTCCACCCCAAAAAGCAACAAGGTAGTGTAGGTGGAATGGAGATCAACCATGCGGGAGACTTTGGGGCCACCCTGGAGGATCTGCGGACACTCATGGAGCTAAGGGGTGCAGAGGCCATTCAGAAGATCCAGGAGaactacacagacacagagagcctCTGTCAGAGACTAAAGACTTCTCCAGCCGACG GCTTGTCCGACAACCCAGCTGACCTAGAGAAACGCATGCAGGTGTTTGGACAAAATTTCATCCCTCCTAAAAAGCCAAAGACCTTTCTACAGCTGGTGTGGGAGGCCCTTCAGGATGTCACCCTCATCATTCTGGAGATCGCTGCTATCATCTCTCTGGGCCTCTCCTTTTACCAACCTCCTGGAGAAGAAAGTGAAT CGTGTGGAAATGTGGCATCTGGAGCAGAAGACGAGGGTGAGGCGGAGGCAGGCTGGATTGAGGGGGCAGCCATCTTGTTGTCTGTAATCTGCGTGGTGTTGGTGACAGCTTTTAACGACTGGAGCAAGGAGAAGCAGTTCCGGGGGCTGCAGAGCCGTATTGAGCAAGAGCAGCGCTTTGCTGTTGTGCGGAATGGCACTGTGATCCAGATTCCTGTGGCAGACATGGTGGTTGGGGATGTAGCCCAAGTCAAGTATG GCGACCTGCTGCCTGCAGATGGAATACTGATACAGGGCAATGACCTGCAAATCGATGAGAGCTCGCTGACTGGAGAGTCTGACCACGTACGCAAGTCTGTGGACAAAGACCCCATGTTGTTGTCTG GAACACATGTGATGGAAGGCTCAGGGAAGATGCTAGTTACTGCCGTTGGAGTTAACTCTCAAACTGGAATCATCTTCACTCTtctgggggctggagaggaagaggaggaggagaagaaagacaaGAAAG GCAAGCCAGATGGTACATTGGAAAACAATCAAAACAAAG CCAAGAAACAGGATGaggctgttgccatggagatgcaGCCCCTGAAGAGTGCAGAAGGTGGGGAGgttgaggagaaagagaagaagaagaccaaTGTTCCCAAAAAAGAGAAATCTGTCCTTCAGGGCAAACTCACTAAACTGGCAGTGCAAATCGGGAAGGCAG GCCTGGTCATGTCAGCCATCACAGTTATCATTTTAGTGGTGTACTTTGTGATTGAGACATTCGTGGTACAGGGCAGGGAATGGCTCCCTGAATGCACGCCTGTTTACGTCCAGTACTTTGTAAAGTTCTTCATCATCGGTGTCACAGTGCTGGTAGTAGCTGTGCCCGAGGGGCTTCCCCTGGCTGTCACCATATCCCTTGCCTACTCTGTAAAG AAAATGATGAAGGATAACAACCTGGTTCGTCACCTGGATGCATGTGAGACCATGGGCAATGCCACTGCCATCTGCTCTGATAAGACTGGCACCCTGACCACCAACCGAATGACTGTGGTGCAGGCTTATACTTGTGACCAACACTTCAACAAGGTCCCAGATCCTGAACAGCTCAATCCAATGGTGCTGGAGATGCTGGTTAGCTCGATTGCTGTCAATAGCGCCTACACTTCTAAGATTATG CCTCCAGACAAAGAGGGCGGCCTGCCCAAGCAAGTGGGCAACAAGACGGAGTGTGCGTTGCTGGGTTTCGTGCTGGACTTGAAGAGAGACTACGCTCCAGTGAGGGAGCAGATCCCTGAGGAGAAACTCTACAAGGTCTACACCTTTAACTCTGTGCGCAAGTCCATGAGCACCGTGGTTCAGCTTCCTGACGGGTCCTTCCGCCTCTACAGCAAAGGGGCCTCCGAGATCCTACTCAAAAA ATGCACGTCCATCCTGGCGGCAGGGGGGGAGAAGCGGAATTTCCGTCCACGGGACAGGGATGAGATGGTCAAGAAGGTGATTGAGCCCATGGCTTGTGATGGCCTGAGGACCATCTGTGTGGCCTACCGGGATTTACCTGCAAGTCCTCAACCTGACTGGGAGAACGAGGCTGATATCTTGACTGACCTGGTCTGCATCACAGTAGTGGGCATTGAGGACCCTGTCCGCCCAGAG GTCCCAGATGCCATCAAGAAATGCCAGCGTGCAGGTATCACTGTGCGCATGGTGACAGGTGACAACATTAGCACGGCTCGTGCGATTGCTGCCAAGTGTGGCATTATCCAGCCGGGGGATGATTTCCTGTGTATTGATGGGAAGGACTTCAATCGACTAATCAGAAATGAAAAAGGAGAG GTTGAGCAAGAACGCATGGACAAGGTTTGGCCCAAGCTGCGAGTTTTGGCTCGGTCTTCCCCAACAGACAAACATACTCTGGTCAAAG GAATAATTGACAGCACTGTAACGGAGAAACGGCAGGTTGTGGCTGTGACAGGGGATGGGACAAATGACGGACCAGCCCTCAAGAAGGCTGATGTTGGCTTTGCCATG GGTATCGCTGGTACTGATGTTGCAAAGGAAGCCTCTGACATCATCTTGACAGATGATAACTTCTCAAGCATTGTCAAGGCAGTCATGTGGGGGAGGAATGTCTATGACAGCATCTCCAAGTTCCTACAGTTCCAGCTGACCGTCAACGTGGTGGCTGTCACTGTGGCCTTCACGGGTGCCTGCATCACACAG GACTCTCCTCTCAAGGCGGTGCAGATGCTGTGGGTAAATCTGATCATGGACACCTTCGCCTCCCTAGCCCTGGCAACCGAGCCCCCTACTGAAGCCCTGCTCCTGAGGAAGCCCTACGGTCGCAACAACCCCCTCATTTCCCTCACCATGATGAAGAACATTCTGGGCCATGGAGTCTATCagctcatcatcatcttcacccTGCTGTTCGCAG GGGAAAAGATCTTCAACATTGACAGTGGCCGCAATGCCCCTCtgcactctcccccctctgagCACTACACCATTATCTTCAACACTTTTGTGCTAATGCAACTATTCAACGAGATCAATGCCCGAAAAATCCACGGAGAGAGGAACGTTTTTGACGGGATCTTTTCGAACCCCATCTTCTGCAGTATTGTTCTTGGAACTTTTTTAATGCAG TTTGTTATAGTGCAGTTCGGAGGGAAGCCTTTCAGCTGTGCACCTCTCAACTTGGAACAGTggctctggtgtctgtttgtggGATTGGGAGAGCTGCTGTGGGGACAG GTCATCACTACAGTACCCACCAGTCAGCTCAAGTGTTTGAAGGAGGCAGGTCACGGGTCAGACGAGGATGAAGTCATTGATGAGGACAATccggaggatgaggatgagattGACCATGCAGAGCGTGAACTGCGTCGAGGGCAAATCTTGTGGTTCAGAGGGTTGAACCGCATCCAGACTCAG ATGGAGGTAGTGAGTACCTTCAAGAGAAGTGGTTCCTTTCAGGGTGCTGCACGCCGCCGTTCGTCAGTTCTCAGCCAACTCCATGAC ATCCGAGTGGTGAAAACATTCCGTAGCTCCCTTTATGACGGTATTGAGAAACCGGAATCCAGGAACTCCATCCATGATTTCATGGTTCACCCGGAATTTCTCATCAATGACGTGGTCCACAATATCCCCTTAATTGACGAAACAGACATTGAGGAAGACTCAGAGCGATCCAACCGCAACCATGTTGGCCTGGTTCTTTGTCAAGCTCCTCCTTCCACTCAGTCTCCCCAACCTCCACCCCGCTCTCACCGCACCCCTGCTCGACCCTACCGCCAGCAGAGCCTCCCTGTTACCCTCAACTGCAACAACAACGCGGTCCAGAATGGTGTCTCCCTGACCCCAGAAGATGCCTCTTCTCGTCCCATCAGCCCGTTGCACAGCTTAGAAACATGTTTATAA
- the atp2b3a gene encoding plasma membrane calcium-transporting ATPase 3a isoform X3 — protein sequence MGDLANSSVEFHPKKQQGSVGGMEINHAGDFGATLEDLRTLMELRGAEAIQKIQENYTDTESLCQRLKTSPADGLSDNPADLEKRMQVFGQNFIPPKKPKTFLQLVWEALQDVTLIILEIAAIISLGLSFYQPPGEESESCGNVASGAEDEGEAEAGWIEGAAILLSVICVVLVTAFNDWSKEKQFRGLQSRIEQEQRFAVVRNGTVIQIPVADMVVGDVAQVKYGDLLPADGILIQGNDLQIDESSLTGESDHVRKSVDKDPMLLSGTHVMEGSGKMLVTAVGVNSQTGIIFTLLGAGEEEEEEKKDKKEGNSSSAMQQPPAVEAKQIHITNGKPDGTLENNQNKAKKQDEAVAMEMQPLKSAEGGEVEEKEKKKTNVPKKEKSVLQGKLTKLAVQIGKAGLVMSAITVIILVVYFVIETFVVQGREWLPECTPVYVQYFVKFFIIGVTVLVVAVPEGLPLAVTISLAYSVKKMMKDNNLVRHLDACETMGNATAICSDKTGTLTTNRMTVVQAYTCDQHFNKVPDPEQLNPMVLEMLVSSIAVNSAYTSKIMPPDKEGGLPKQVGNKTECALLGFVLDLKRDYAPVREQIPEEKLYKVYTFNSVRKSMSTVVQLPDGSFRLYSKGASEILLKKCTSILAAGGEKRNFRPRDRDEMVKKVIEPMACDGLRTICVAYRDLPASPQPDWENEADILTDLVCITVVGIEDPVRPEVPDAIKKCQRAGITVRMVTGDNISTARAIAAKCGIIQPGDDFLCIDGKDFNRLIRNEKGEVEQERMDKVWPKLRVLARSSPTDKHTLVKGIIDSTVTEKRQVVAVTGDGTNDGPALKKADVGFAMGIAGTDVAKEASDIILTDDNFSSIVKAVMWGRNVYDSISKFLQFQLTVNVVAVTVAFTGACITQDSPLKAVQMLWVNLIMDTFASLALATEPPTEALLLRKPYGRNNPLISLTMMKNILGHGVYQLIIIFTLLFAGEKIFNIDSGRNAPLHSPPSEHYTIIFNTFVLMQLFNEINARKIHGERNVFDGIFSNPIFCSIVLGTFLMQFVIVQFGGKPFSCAPLNLEQWLWCLFVGLGELLWGQVITTVPTSQLKCLKEAGHGSDEDEVIDEDNPEDEDEIDHAERELRRGQILWFRGLNRIQTQMEVVSTFKRSGSFQGAARRRSSVLSQLHDIRVVKTFRSSLYDGIEKPESRNSIHDFMVHPEFLINDVVHNIPLIDETDIEEDSERSNRNHVGLVLCQAPPSTQSPQPPPRSHRTPARPYRQQSLPVTLNCNNNAVQNGVSLTPEDASSRPISPLHSLETCL from the exons ATGGGGGACTTAGCCAACAGTTCTGTAGAGTTCCACCCCAAAAAGCAACAAGGTAGTGTAGGTGGAATGGAGATCAACCATGCGGGAGACTTTGGGGCCACCCTGGAGGATCTGCGGACACTCATGGAGCTAAGGGGTGCAGAGGCCATTCAGAAGATCCAGGAGaactacacagacacagagagcctCTGTCAGAGACTAAAGACTTCTCCAGCCGACG GCTTGTCCGACAACCCAGCTGACCTAGAGAAACGCATGCAGGTGTTTGGACAAAATTTCATCCCTCCTAAAAAGCCAAAGACCTTTCTACAGCTGGTGTGGGAGGCCCTTCAGGATGTCACCCTCATCATTCTGGAGATCGCTGCTATCATCTCTCTGGGCCTCTCCTTTTACCAACCTCCTGGAGAAGAAAGTGAAT CGTGTGGAAATGTGGCATCTGGAGCAGAAGACGAGGGTGAGGCGGAGGCAGGCTGGATTGAGGGGGCAGCCATCTTGTTGTCTGTAATCTGCGTGGTGTTGGTGACAGCTTTTAACGACTGGAGCAAGGAGAAGCAGTTCCGGGGGCTGCAGAGCCGTATTGAGCAAGAGCAGCGCTTTGCTGTTGTGCGGAATGGCACTGTGATCCAGATTCCTGTGGCAGACATGGTGGTTGGGGATGTAGCCCAAGTCAAGTATG GCGACCTGCTGCCTGCAGATGGAATACTGATACAGGGCAATGACCTGCAAATCGATGAGAGCTCGCTGACTGGAGAGTCTGACCACGTACGCAAGTCTGTGGACAAAGACCCCATGTTGTTGTCTG GAACACATGTGATGGAAGGCTCAGGGAAGATGCTAGTTACTGCCGTTGGAGTTAACTCTCAAACTGGAATCATCTTCACTCTtctgggggctggagaggaagaggaggaggagaagaaagacaaGAAAG AGGGCAATAGTAGCTCAGCTATGCAGCAACCCCCTGCAGTCGAAGCAAAACAGATCCACATCACTAATG GCAAGCCAGATGGTACATTGGAAAACAATCAAAACAAAG CCAAGAAACAGGATGaggctgttgccatggagatgcaGCCCCTGAAGAGTGCAGAAGGTGGGGAGgttgaggagaaagagaagaagaagaccaaTGTTCCCAAAAAAGAGAAATCTGTCCTTCAGGGCAAACTCACTAAACTGGCAGTGCAAATCGGGAAGGCAG GCCTGGTCATGTCAGCCATCACAGTTATCATTTTAGTGGTGTACTTTGTGATTGAGACATTCGTGGTACAGGGCAGGGAATGGCTCCCTGAATGCACGCCTGTTTACGTCCAGTACTTTGTAAAGTTCTTCATCATCGGTGTCACAGTGCTGGTAGTAGCTGTGCCCGAGGGGCTTCCCCTGGCTGTCACCATATCCCTTGCCTACTCTGTAAAG AAAATGATGAAGGATAACAACCTGGTTCGTCACCTGGATGCATGTGAGACCATGGGCAATGCCACTGCCATCTGCTCTGATAAGACTGGCACCCTGACCACCAACCGAATGACTGTGGTGCAGGCTTATACTTGTGACCAACACTTCAACAAGGTCCCAGATCCTGAACAGCTCAATCCAATGGTGCTGGAGATGCTGGTTAGCTCGATTGCTGTCAATAGCGCCTACACTTCTAAGATTATG CCTCCAGACAAAGAGGGCGGCCTGCCCAAGCAAGTGGGCAACAAGACGGAGTGTGCGTTGCTGGGTTTCGTGCTGGACTTGAAGAGAGACTACGCTCCAGTGAGGGAGCAGATCCCTGAGGAGAAACTCTACAAGGTCTACACCTTTAACTCTGTGCGCAAGTCCATGAGCACCGTGGTTCAGCTTCCTGACGGGTCCTTCCGCCTCTACAGCAAAGGGGCCTCCGAGATCCTACTCAAAAA ATGCACGTCCATCCTGGCGGCAGGGGGGGAGAAGCGGAATTTCCGTCCACGGGACAGGGATGAGATGGTCAAGAAGGTGATTGAGCCCATGGCTTGTGATGGCCTGAGGACCATCTGTGTGGCCTACCGGGATTTACCTGCAAGTCCTCAACCTGACTGGGAGAACGAGGCTGATATCTTGACTGACCTGGTCTGCATCACAGTAGTGGGCATTGAGGACCCTGTCCGCCCAGAG GTCCCAGATGCCATCAAGAAATGCCAGCGTGCAGGTATCACTGTGCGCATGGTGACAGGTGACAACATTAGCACGGCTCGTGCGATTGCTGCCAAGTGTGGCATTATCCAGCCGGGGGATGATTTCCTGTGTATTGATGGGAAGGACTTCAATCGACTAATCAGAAATGAAAAAGGAGAG GTTGAGCAAGAACGCATGGACAAGGTTTGGCCCAAGCTGCGAGTTTTGGCTCGGTCTTCCCCAACAGACAAACATACTCTGGTCAAAG GAATAATTGACAGCACTGTAACGGAGAAACGGCAGGTTGTGGCTGTGACAGGGGATGGGACAAATGACGGACCAGCCCTCAAGAAGGCTGATGTTGGCTTTGCCATG GGTATCGCTGGTACTGATGTTGCAAAGGAAGCCTCTGACATCATCTTGACAGATGATAACTTCTCAAGCATTGTCAAGGCAGTCATGTGGGGGAGGAATGTCTATGACAGCATCTCCAAGTTCCTACAGTTCCAGCTGACCGTCAACGTGGTGGCTGTCACTGTGGCCTTCACGGGTGCCTGCATCACACAG GACTCTCCTCTCAAGGCGGTGCAGATGCTGTGGGTAAATCTGATCATGGACACCTTCGCCTCCCTAGCCCTGGCAACCGAGCCCCCTACTGAAGCCCTGCTCCTGAGGAAGCCCTACGGTCGCAACAACCCCCTCATTTCCCTCACCATGATGAAGAACATTCTGGGCCATGGAGTCTATCagctcatcatcatcttcacccTGCTGTTCGCAG GGGAAAAGATCTTCAACATTGACAGTGGCCGCAATGCCCCTCtgcactctcccccctctgagCACTACACCATTATCTTCAACACTTTTGTGCTAATGCAACTATTCAACGAGATCAATGCCCGAAAAATCCACGGAGAGAGGAACGTTTTTGACGGGATCTTTTCGAACCCCATCTTCTGCAGTATTGTTCTTGGAACTTTTTTAATGCAG TTTGTTATAGTGCAGTTCGGAGGGAAGCCTTTCAGCTGTGCACCTCTCAACTTGGAACAGTggctctggtgtctgtttgtggGATTGGGAGAGCTGCTGTGGGGACAG GTCATCACTACAGTACCCACCAGTCAGCTCAAGTGTTTGAAGGAGGCAGGTCACGGGTCAGACGAGGATGAAGTCATTGATGAGGACAATccggaggatgaggatgagattGACCATGCAGAGCGTGAACTGCGTCGAGGGCAAATCTTGTGGTTCAGAGGGTTGAACCGCATCCAGACTCAG ATGGAGGTAGTGAGTACCTTCAAGAGAAGTGGTTCCTTTCAGGGTGCTGCACGCCGCCGTTCGTCAGTTCTCAGCCAACTCCATGAC ATCCGAGTGGTGAAAACATTCCGTAGCTCCCTTTATGACGGTATTGAGAAACCGGAATCCAGGAACTCCATCCATGATTTCATGGTTCACCCGGAATTTCTCATCAATGACGTGGTCCACAATATCCCCTTAATTGACGAAACAGACATTGAGGAAGACTCAGAGCGATCCAACCGCAACCATGTTGGCCTGGTTCTTTGTCAAGCTCCTCCTTCCACTCAGTCTCCCCAACCTCCACCCCGCTCTCACCGCACCCCTGCTCGACCCTACCGCCAGCAGAGCCTCCCTGTTACCCTCAACTGCAACAACAACGCGGTCCAGAATGGTGTCTCCCTGACCCCAGAAGATGCCTCTTCTCGTCCCATCAGCCCGTTGCACAGCTTAGAAACATGTTTATAA